A DNA window from Chryseobacterium sp. MEBOG06 contains the following coding sequences:
- a CDS encoding MFS transporter, which yields MYNKGLYSDWVPKPVQLLLIVLLLAVVMPIGGVYTGNISHLVSGTGALTEYFMWANYATTIGMGACMPVVLRIKMRFKVRDKMVLLLVLLGLMSYINATTLQPMIFVFTALVIGFMKMMVTIELFLPLMAMIGNRGMFYGAFYTFVLVMNQVAAYYAAEFSLLYNWQQFYIFTSVLCFILALIHWIFMHNKYFALKVPLHYIDWLSILLFISTFMFSAYVYAFGRQQDWLNSKNIINASIAAFVSFALLAIRQLTLKRPYLSFKIFTRSNVQNGLFMLFWLGMFLGTASIQTSFAVGVLGYDQVTNAGLNLLMIPGIILAGVIAIFWFKNEKPLKMYIFSGFAGMIGYAIIMYFSMVLEFSYDNWYLPMFLKGYGMCSLFISVWFYTLDKLEMDEMLAAIGLVLVWRTFLAVGIFSTLYSWLQYRFQVTAIGDLAVYMDGMTVTPQNVAANMKGIQLNAVIIATKKIFGYIILAGFGVLFYVITHHFGAKRFQYFRFVRVLGGKSVIARRRLRERKKLLEEIKDAAGPAL from the coding sequence ATGTACAACAAAGGATTATATAGCGACTGGGTACCGAAACCCGTGCAGCTGCTGCTGATTGTATTACTGCTTGCCGTGGTAATGCCTATTGGCGGAGTCTATACGGGAAATATCAGCCATCTGGTGAGTGGTACCGGAGCATTGACGGAATATTTTATGTGGGCCAATTATGCCACCACAATCGGGATGGGAGCCTGTATGCCTGTGGTCCTCAGGATTAAAATGAGGTTTAAGGTACGGGACAAAATGGTATTGTTATTGGTTCTTTTAGGATTAATGAGCTATATTAATGCGACTACCTTACAGCCGATGATCTTTGTATTTACGGCTCTGGTGATCGGATTTATGAAGATGATGGTGACAATAGAGCTGTTTCTTCCGTTAATGGCCATGATAGGGAACCGTGGAATGTTTTATGGAGCATTCTATACATTTGTGTTGGTGATGAACCAGGTTGCAGCTTATTATGCAGCTGAATTTTCACTTCTTTACAATTGGCAGCAGTTCTATATTTTTACTTCGGTTTTGTGTTTCATTCTGGCATTGATTCATTGGATTTTTATGCATAATAAATACTTTGCATTAAAGGTTCCATTACATTATATTGACTGGTTAAGCATTTTACTTTTCATATCCACTTTTATGTTTTCCGCTTATGTATATGCATTTGGAAGACAGCAGGACTGGCTGAATTCGAAAAATATTATTAATGCAAGTATCGCTGCTTTTGTGAGTTTTGCATTGCTTGCGATTCGTCAGTTGACTTTAAAAAGGCCTTATCTATCATTCAAAATTTTCACCAGAAGCAATGTACAGAACGGTCTGTTTATGTTATTTTGGTTAGGAATGTTTTTAGGAACGGCCTCTATTCAGACTTCTTTTGCAGTGGGAGTATTAGGATATGATCAGGTGACAAATGCCGGACTTAACTTACTTATGATTCCTGGAATTATTCTGGCCGGAGTTATTGCTATATTTTGGTTTAAAAACGAAAAACCATTGAAAATGTATATATTTTCAGGGTTTGCGGGCATGATAGGATATGCAATTATCATGTATTTTTCCATGGTATTGGAATTCAGTTATGATAACTGGTATTTACCTATGTTCTTAAAAGGCTACGGAATGTGTTCATTATTTATTTCCGTATGGTTCTATACTCTTGATAAGCTTGAGATGGATGAAATGCTTGCTGCTATCGGACTTGTATTGGTTTGGAGAACTTTTCTGGCTGTGGGGATTTTTTCAACCCTGTATTCTTGGTTACAATACCGTTTTCAGGTTACTGCAATAGGAGATCTTGCTGTTTATATGGACGGAATGACAGTTACCCCTCAAAATGTGGCGGCCAATATGAAGGGCATTCAGCTTAATGCGGTGATCATAGCAACCAAAAAGATATTCGGATATATTATTCTGGCCGGTTTTGGAGTGTTATTTTATGTGATAACCCATCACTTCGGAGCGAAGCGATTCCAGTATTTCAGATTTGTAAGAGTTCTTGGCGGTAAGTCTGTTATTGCAAGAAGAAGGCTTCGTGAACGGAAAAAATTATTAGAAGAAATAAAAGATGCGGCAGGACCTGCATTATAA
- a CDS encoding HlyD family secretion protein, whose product MENKEQTTQNTAQTPARPAGDGKKKKNKTNKIRAIISNIIVFLVIGFGLFWLIREYFHIGNKTYTEAAQVEEFINPINTRVSAYIKEIKFIEHQRVKKGDTLVILDEREILTQLGQAEAAYQNATAQKTATSSSINTVSNNINVMQSNIAGAKARLWNAEQNLNRYKNLLAAEAVTRQQYDQVKTEYDAQKAAYETLVNQKQSANLSTTEVKSRLGINDAEIKRTKSALDMARINLSYTVITAPYDGIMGRRTITEGQLIQPGQQVATIVLNGQKWVTANFLESQMPNIKVGEKMTMTADALGGQKFEGVVTAVSAATGSRYSSVPTDNSTGNFIKVQQRIPVRIEFTASNTKENLDKLSAGMNMNVNIN is encoded by the coding sequence ATGGAAAACAAGGAACAAACTACTCAAAATACTGCCCAGACTCCTGCAAGACCGGCTGGAGACGGCAAAAAAAAGAAAAATAAAACCAATAAAATCAGAGCCATTATTTCTAATATCATCGTTTTTCTGGTGATTGGCTTTGGGTTATTCTGGCTTATCCGTGAATATTTCCATATTGGAAATAAGACTTATACAGAAGCTGCTCAGGTTGAGGAGTTTATTAATCCCATCAATACAAGAGTTTCTGCTTATATCAAAGAAATTAAATTTATTGAACATCAGCGTGTAAAAAAAGGTGATACACTGGTAATTTTGGATGAACGTGAAATTCTTACACAATTGGGGCAGGCTGAAGCAGCTTACCAGAACGCAACAGCTCAGAAAACAGCCACAAGTTCTTCGATAAATACTGTCTCCAACAATATTAATGTAATGCAGTCTAATATTGCCGGTGCAAAGGCAAGACTTTGGAATGCCGAACAAAACCTGAACAGATACAAAAACCTTTTGGCGGCAGAAGCAGTTACAAGACAACAGTACGATCAGGTAAAAACCGAATATGATGCTCAAAAAGCAGCCTATGAAACACTGGTTAATCAAAAACAGTCAGCTAATCTTTCTACTACAGAAGTGAAAAGCAGATTAGGAATCAATGATGCAGAAATTAAAAGAACAAAATCAGCCTTGGACATGGCTAGAATTAACCTTTCTTATACCGTTATCACAGCACCTTATGATGGAATAATGGGAAGAAGAACGATTACCGAAGGACAACTGATCCAGCCGGGGCAGCAGGTAGCTACTATCGTCTTAAACGGCCAGAAATGGGTAACAGCCAATTTCCTTGAAAGCCAGATGCCCAATATTAAAGTGGGAGAGAAGATGACCATGACAGCAGATGCTTTGGGAGGACAAAAGTTTGAAGGTGTAGTTACCGCAGTTTCTGCAGCTACAGGATCAAGATATTCAAGCGTGCCTACAGATAATTCTACCGGAAACTTCATTAAGGTACAGCAAAGAATTCCCGTAAGAATTGAATTCACAGCATCCAATACAAAAGAAAATCTGGATAAGCTAAGTGCGGGAATGAATATGAATGTAAATATCAATTAA
- a CDS encoding TolC family protein, whose product MTKKIKTALSLLIAAFPALFFSQQIKQMTAGEVAELAVQNHQQLKVSAQNIDIAKQSINVTKLQQLPTITASTSQFYLGNAAAIDKDFSNSTKVQMPHYGSSYAVQATQLIFKGGLVNKSIEMAGLREQISELDLEKNKQDVKFLVISNYLDVYKIVNQEEVFQNNKKLAQERLKNIQKFYQQGMVTRNEVIRGELAIKNLDQGILTLSNNKKILNYNLDIALGLPADTEIVPTESLESKEAGIGMEYYTNLAYEKNPQLKSAKKNIDIADKNIEIIKTDNAPTIAGFGGYTLQRPVTTRNPVLDMYSGGWQTGVSLSYNIDTLYKTKEKVKLGELQKTQANDAVTLVQQNVDMGVNAAYTKYQEAIQQADILNDSKKLAEENYKITEAKYLNQLAVQAEMIDAQNQKLQSELDYANAEINVLYQYYNLLKSTGTL is encoded by the coding sequence ATGACAAAGAAAATAAAAACAGCACTATCTCTTTTGATAGCAGCTTTTCCTGCGCTGTTTTTTTCCCAACAGATTAAACAGATGACCGCAGGCGAGGTGGCCGAACTGGCTGTTCAGAATCATCAGCAGTTAAAAGTTTCCGCACAGAATATTGATATTGCCAAACAGAGCATCAATGTTACAAAACTTCAGCAGCTACCTACTATTACGGCTTCCACAAGTCAGTTTTATTTAGGGAATGCCGCTGCCATTGATAAAGACTTTTCAAATTCTACAAAAGTTCAGATGCCACATTATGGTAGCTCTTACGCTGTACAGGCAACCCAACTGATCTTTAAAGGAGGATTGGTAAATAAGTCTATAGAGATGGCAGGACTTCGTGAACAGATTTCTGAACTGGATCTGGAGAAAAATAAACAGGATGTGAAATTTTTAGTGATTTCAAATTATCTGGACGTTTATAAAATTGTGAATCAGGAAGAAGTATTTCAGAATAACAAAAAACTGGCTCAGGAGCGTCTTAAAAATATTCAGAAGTTCTATCAGCAGGGTATGGTGACCAGAAACGAGGTGATCCGTGGAGAACTGGCTATCAAAAACCTGGATCAGGGAATTCTGACTCTTTCAAACAATAAAAAGATCCTGAATTATAACTTAGATATTGCATTGGGCCTGCCTGCTGATACGGAAATAGTTCCTACTGAAAGTTTAGAGAGCAAAGAAGCGGGAATCGGAATGGAATATTACACAAATCTTGCCTACGAAAAGAATCCGCAGCTGAAATCGGCTAAGAAAAATATAGATATCGCAGATAAAAATATTGAAATCATAAAGACAGATAATGCACCCACCATTGCAGGGTTTGGAGGCTATACCCTGCAAAGGCCTGTTACCACAAGGAATCCGGTCCTGGATATGTATTCCGGAGGATGGCAGACAGGTGTTTCTCTCAGTTATAATATAGATACCCTCTATAAAACAAAGGAAAAAGTAAAATTAGGTGAACTGCAAAAAACACAGGCCAATGATGCTGTGACTCTGGTGCAACAGAATGTAGATATGGGAGTGAATGCAGCTTATACAAAATATCAGGAAGCTATTCAGCAGGCAGATATTCTGAACGATTCTAAAAAGCTTGCTGAAGAAAACTACAAGATCACTGAGGCCAAATACCTTAATCAATTGGCTGTACAGGCAGAAATGATTGATGCGCAGAACCAGAAACTACAATCAGAACTGGATTATGCAAACGCAGAAATCAATGTTTTGTATCAGTATTACAACCTTTTGAAATCTACCGGAACACTTTAA